The Verrucomicrobiia bacterium genome window below encodes:
- the aroF gene encoding 3-deoxy-7-phosphoheptulonate synthase: MIIICKPEATDEQIGHIEEAIRKWGLKPHTSRGVERTIIGVIGPEDLIREKPLAAFPGVASVTPVMKPYKLTSYDFTHKRTVIDVGGVKIGDQKKMVLMSGPCSVESREQILEIAKIVKKAGATVLRGGAFKPRTSPYTFQGLGKEGLKLLAEARAATGLPVITELMDTKDVEMVEQYADIIQIGARNMQNFSLLKEVGRCQKPVMLKRGMAATVKDVLLSAEYILSEGNMNVMLCERGIRTFETYTRNTLDLSAVPALKKESHLPVIVDPTHGAGHRDLIPTMALAAVAAGADGIMIEVHNDPEAALSDGEQAMLPDKFEALVAQMRAVAAAIGKTI; this comes from the coding sequence ATGATTATCATCTGCAAACCGGAAGCAACGGACGAGCAAATCGGCCACATCGAGGAGGCGATTCGCAAGTGGGGGTTGAAACCGCACACGAGCCGCGGGGTCGAGCGCACGATCATTGGCGTCATCGGGCCTGAAGACCTGATTCGCGAAAAGCCGCTGGCGGCATTTCCGGGTGTGGCGTCGGTCACGCCGGTGATGAAGCCGTACAAGCTCACCAGCTACGATTTCACGCACAAACGAACGGTGATCGATGTCGGCGGGGTGAAGATCGGCGACCAGAAGAAGATGGTGCTGATGAGCGGGCCGTGCTCGGTCGAGAGTCGCGAACAGATTTTGGAGATTGCGAAGATCGTGAAGAAGGCGGGGGCGACGGTGTTGCGTGGCGGCGCTTTCAAGCCGCGCACGTCGCCGTACACGTTCCAGGGACTGGGCAAGGAAGGGTTGAAGCTGCTGGCGGAAGCGCGCGCGGCGACGGGGCTGCCTGTCATTACCGAGTTGATGGACACGAAGGATGTGGAGATGGTCGAGCAATACGCGGACATCATCCAGATTGGCGCGCGCAACATGCAGAATTTTTCGTTATTGAAGGAAGTGGGCCGGTGTCAGAAGCCGGTGATGCTGAAGCGTGGCATGGCGGCGACGGTGAAGGACGTGTTGCTCAGCGCCGAATACATTCTCAGCGAAGGGAACATGAATGTCATGCTCTGCGAGCGCGGCATACGGACGTTCGAGACTTATACCCGCAACACGCTCGATCTTTCGGCCGTGCCCGCGCTCAAGAAGGAATCGCATCTGCCGGTGATTGTCGATCCCACGCACGGCGCGGGGCATCGTGATCTGATCCCGACGATGGCGCTGGCGGCGGTGGCTGCCGGCGCTGACGGGATTATGATTGAAGTTCATAACGATCCTGAGGCGGCGTTGTCGGATGGCGAACAGGCGATGCTCCCGGATAAGTTTGAAGCGCTGGTGGCGCAGATGCGCGCGGTGGCGGCGGCGATTGGGAAGACGATCTAG
- a CDS encoding ATP-binding protein: MKLKRLTIAGFRGFNTERSIDFHEKLTIIAAPNSHGKTSISEAMEFLLYGATSKVEKADSKEEYKDSYRNRHFPVDKPAHIDATFGMAENAELRLRVEIDTDATIRRFVDGKFVENWPFHGVLLSTARPFVLQHALKYLLLVPPSERFQGFARLIGLNAIDDTFQALISLCTKPTVSLPPEGQQILNGLETLEARVKTVPELKKVATSLKRGVESVVDTYSLIEDRVDAILGGKIDPKERRSKLIAARTAAAAKVYSGDVAIHAYSEIETRVLAKARNTLSTETDDAFIADYGKLCVHGVTTRLQKEASLLKIGVELIKDAPDSCPLCTQPLNNDLRRSIHERHDLSKAEIEKGDAREESRPRVNRSLVNVRRALEEHAQLSERLVGNIITSMLPENASKVCELLGGTDTATAETVRSAAKAADVVLQHLRANATRVQLAIDSCESQMKESHESLVDVEVLVKALQDYLVAADEFVEEIGDLEPSLVGPTKLFRQAVDALAGTSEMTLLNELLEKRITVNRSLRVRDVVEGLKELKKHVEQTLAETMEAAMSSDLTAAVMKWYEKIRTDGDPDVHFSGFAMERTKGGDFKSRRLSVRARSYGVELASAVSSLSESKLNALGLCVSIATAIRSPGPWGFLIIDDPIQSWDDEHETRFIDVIRNLVEIENKQIVVLSHKGTWAKQVCQGCRTLNGIHYEITGYAKDGPHITAMDWSPIDQRLREAEAITNDIAATSVKLQQAEEEVRLAACQAASQVAKEKLGRTTSAHNMNSKDVRAILVEAGATSDLVDRISAMFVTADDAHHAPKNYTPNPHRIRQAIASIRDALKLTKK; this comes from the coding sequence ATGAAGCTTAAGCGGCTAACGATCGCGGGCTTCAGAGGCTTCAACACCGAACGCAGCATCGATTTTCACGAAAAACTCACCATCATCGCGGCGCCTAACAGCCACGGCAAGACGAGCATTTCGGAAGCAATGGAGTTCCTGCTCTACGGGGCCACATCAAAGGTAGAGAAGGCTGATTCGAAAGAGGAGTACAAGGATTCGTACCGAAACCGTCACTTTCCGGTAGATAAGCCAGCGCACATTGACGCCACGTTTGGCATGGCGGAAAACGCTGAACTGAGGCTGCGTGTCGAAATCGATACCGATGCAACGATAAGACGGTTCGTTGACGGTAAGTTCGTAGAGAACTGGCCCTTCCATGGAGTGTTGCTGTCAACCGCCAGACCCTTTGTCCTTCAGCACGCGCTCAAGTATCTATTGCTCGTCCCGCCTTCTGAACGGTTTCAAGGGTTTGCCAGACTCATCGGCCTTAACGCAATCGATGACACGTTCCAAGCTCTCATCAGTCTTTGTACCAAACCGACCGTGAGCCTGCCCCCCGAGGGGCAGCAAATCCTGAACGGGCTGGAAACCCTCGAAGCGCGGGTGAAAACGGTACCGGAGTTGAAAAAGGTCGCGACTAGCTTGAAGCGCGGAGTTGAGAGTGTAGTTGATACGTATTCACTCATCGAAGATCGTGTCGATGCCATTCTGGGAGGTAAGATTGACCCAAAAGAGCGACGCTCTAAGCTGATTGCGGCGCGCACGGCGGCGGCTGCGAAGGTGTATTCTGGCGATGTTGCCATTCATGCTTACTCAGAGATAGAAACGCGCGTGTTGGCTAAAGCTCGCAACACTCTTTCCACAGAAACAGATGACGCCTTCATCGCGGATTATGGAAAACTGTGTGTTCACGGGGTAACTACGCGGCTCCAAAAGGAGGCGAGCCTCTTGAAAATTGGAGTCGAGTTGATCAAGGATGCCCCGGATTCCTGCCCCTTATGCACTCAACCACTGAACAATGATCTTAGACGCAGCATTCACGAACGGCATGACTTGAGCAAAGCCGAAATCGAGAAGGGCGATGCGCGCGAAGAGAGCCGCCCACGTGTGAATCGTTCGCTAGTGAATGTGAGAAGGGCGCTTGAAGAACACGCACAACTCTCCGAACGTCTGGTTGGCAACATTATCACATCAATGCTACCTGAGAATGCGTCGAAAGTTTGCGAATTACTGGGTGGGACGGACACTGCAACTGCCGAAACCGTTCGCTCCGCAGCCAAGGCCGCCGACGTAGTACTGCAACATCTGAGAGCTAACGCGACGAGGGTACAGCTGGCAATCGACTCTTGCGAATCCCAAATGAAGGAAAGCCACGAGAGTCTCGTGGACGTCGAAGTCCTTGTCAAAGCGCTCCAAGACTATCTGGTGGCGGCCGATGAATTCGTAGAGGAGATAGGGGACCTCGAACCGAGCCTAGTGGGTCCGACCAAGTTGTTCCGGCAAGCCGTTGATGCACTCGCTGGCACGTCAGAGATGACCTTACTCAACGAATTACTCGAAAAGCGCATCACGGTCAACCGGTCATTGCGAGTGCGAGACGTGGTGGAGGGGTTGAAGGAGTTGAAGAAGCATGTCGAGCAAACTTTGGCTGAGACCATGGAAGCGGCCATGAGTAGTGATCTTACCGCTGCAGTAATGAAATGGTACGAGAAGATCCGAACGGATGGCGACCCGGACGTGCATTTTTCGGGTTTCGCTATGGAACGAACCAAGGGTGGCGACTTCAAGAGCCGTCGCCTATCGGTAAGGGCAAGATCATACGGGGTGGAGCTCGCGAGCGCTGTTTCTTCGCTGAGTGAATCAAAATTGAACGCGCTGGGACTTTGCGTGAGCATTGCGACCGCGATCCGGTCCCCCGGCCCATGGGGCTTTCTCATTATCGACGACCCAATTCAATCTTGGGATGATGAGCACGAAACCCGATTCATCGATGTAATACGCAATCTTGTCGAGATTGAGAATAAACAGATCGTGGTTCTGTCTCACAAGGGAACCTGGGCCAAGCAGGTGTGCCAAGGTTGCCGAACGCTTAATGGCATTCACTATGAGATAACAGGTTACGCGAAGGATGGACCGCATATTACCGCAATGGACTGGTCGCCCATTGATCAGCGGCTCCGCGAAGCCGAAGCGATCACGAACGATATCGCGGCTACGTCCGTAAAGCTGCAGCAGGCGGAGGAAGAGGTGCGCCTCGCAGCCTGCCAAGCGGCTTCACAAGTGGCAAAAGAAAAGCTTGGGCGCACCACAAGTGCTCACAACATGAACAGCAAGGATGTCCGAGCGATTCTCGTCGAGGCCGGTGCCACTTCTGATCTTGTGGATCGCATCTCCGCAATGTTTGTCACCGCTGACGACGCTCATCACGCACCAAAGAACTACACACCGAATCCCCACCGGATACGGCAGGCAATAGCCTCGATTCGGGACGCCTTGAAGCTAACGAAGAAATAG
- the hisC gene encoding histidinol-phosphate transaminase, protein MNFKSLANQFVCDVPVYEPGRPIEDVAREMGLDARTVIKLASNENPLGPSPKGLVAMRKALATAHLYPDGGGFYLRQGIANKLGVKIDNIVLGTGSNEIIEFLYHAFVSPGDEVVAGDRAFVIYSIMAKMFQARCVEVPFRSHTHDLKAMLAAITPRTKLVFVANPNNPTGTRVTNAELDDFIRRLPSHVIAVLDEAYIEFLDDPPPSIEYAMKRNVIVLRTFSKIVGLAGVRIGYGVAQKECIDLLARVRQPFNTNAIAQAGALAALGDSAHIRKTKALTRRGLAYFEKEFKKLKLEYVPSSANFVLVNVGDGDEVFRALQRRGVIVRPMRGYKMPAWVRVTVGTMPKNRRFIGALKASL, encoded by the coding sequence GTGAATTTCAAATCCCTTGCCAATCAATTTGTTTGTGACGTGCCGGTTTATGAGCCGGGGAGGCCGATTGAGGATGTGGCGCGGGAGATGGGGCTCGATGCGCGCACGGTCATCAAGCTGGCCTCGAATGAGAATCCGTTGGGGCCTTCGCCGAAAGGGTTGGTAGCGATGCGCAAGGCGTTGGCGACGGCGCATCTTTATCCGGATGGGGGCGGGTTTTATTTGCGGCAAGGGATCGCCAACAAGTTGGGCGTGAAGATCGACAACATCGTCCTCGGGACGGGGTCGAACGAGATCATTGAGTTTTTGTATCATGCGTTTGTTTCTCCCGGGGATGAGGTGGTTGCAGGGGACAGGGCGTTCGTCATCTACAGCATCATGGCGAAGATGTTCCAGGCGCGGTGCGTGGAGGTGCCGTTTCGGAGTCACACACATGATTTGAAGGCTATGCTGGCGGCAATCACGCCGCGAACGAAGCTGGTGTTTGTGGCGAACCCGAATAATCCAACGGGCACGCGGGTGACCAATGCGGAACTGGATGATTTTATCCGACGTCTACCGTCGCATGTGATTGCGGTGCTCGACGAGGCGTACATTGAGTTCCTGGATGATCCGCCGCCTTCGATCGAATACGCGATGAAGCGGAACGTGATTGTACTGCGGACGTTCTCGAAGATTGTCGGGTTGGCGGGAGTGCGTATCGGGTACGGCGTGGCGCAGAAGGAGTGCATCGACTTGCTGGCGCGAGTGCGGCAGCCATTCAATACGAATGCGATTGCGCAGGCGGGGGCGTTGGCGGCGTTGGGAGATAGCGCGCACATTCGGAAGACGAAAGCTCTCACGCGGCGCGGGCTGGCGTATTTTGAGAAGGAATTCAAGAAGCTGAAACTCGAATACGTGCCGAGCAGCGCCAACTTTGTGCTTGTCAACGTGGGCGATGGGGATGAAGTATTCCGCGCTCTGCAGCGGCGCGGGGTGATAGTGCGGCCCATGCGCGGCTACAAAATGCCCGCGTGGGTGCGCGTGACGGTCGGCACTATGCCCAAGAATCGGAGATTTATTGGGGCACTCAAAGCATCGCTCTAA